The window GCTGTACAAAATGTTGCTGGTCTAGGTTGGACAGGAACTGATGCAAATAAGTTAGAAGCAATTATGACTCAGAAATGGATCGCTTTAACAGGTGTTAATCCAGAGCAATCTTTCTTTGATTATACGAGAACAGGTTTCCCTGTAACACCGTTAGCTACAATAGCGTCGAACCCAAAACCAAACAGACTGATTTATCCTCTTTCTGAATATATTGGTAATGCTAGTAATGTACCTGCTATTAGTAATGCGGATGTGTTTAGTAAAAATCAATATACCCCTTTCTGGGCAAGAAATTAATTTTGTAATTTCAAATTTCAATATATTTTACCGCCTTCGGGCGGTTTTTTTATTTTAAAAAGTAAATATTTATGTAATTATAAAAATATGCTTAGCATAATGTTTTTACTGTCTATACTTAGTTTTTCTTATTCAATTTATTGATATTCAGTTTGTTTTATTGGTGGTGTTTTAAATAAAATATAGATAAAATCAATTTAAATGATTGTTATTATTTCTTAAAAAAAAATAACAAAAAAGTAATTTGTTTTTGTTAAATATCTATTTTTTAACTTATTTTAATATCTACTTGGTTGTTTTTATTTTAAAATACTGAATAAATTGTAATTTTTTCAAATTTTGCTTTGTGATATTAAGAAAGTTTTACAAATTTGTAAAGTCACAAAAATTAATTTGATATGAAGAAACTAACAGCAAGTCTTCTTGTTTTAGTACTGTCTTCTTCCATAGCTGTTGCTAACGCCCAGCAAAAGAATGATACTATTAAAACAAAAGAAATTGAGGGGGTGGTTGTAACCGCACTCGGGATTAAAAGAGAAAAAAAATCTCTTGGTTATGCTTCTGAAGAAGTTAAAGCTGCAGAATTAACCGGTGGAACTACCAATACCGGTAACGTAGCATCTCTTCTTTCAGGTAAGGTGGCCGGACTACAGGTAAATACAAACAACAACTTTGGCGGATCTGCAAACCTTTTGATCAGAGGATATAAATCTTTGTCAGGAGGCTCTCCACTTATTGTAATTGATGGTTCACCAGTTAACAATAATACTGTAACCGGGTCTACATTCGATTATGGTAACTTTCTTTCAGATATCAATCAGGAAGATATAGAATCTGTAAACGTATTGAAAGGTGCTGCTGCATCTGCTTTGTATGGTGAAAGAGGAAGTGATGGGGTAATCCTGATTGTAACTAAAAGCGGAAGAGGAAATAACGACGGAAGCTGGGGCGTTACTTTAAACTCAGGAATTACAGCAGGATTTATTGATAAATCTACATTCCCTACTTATCAGAAAAAATACGGAGCAGGATATGGTGGCCAGGCATGGAATGAGGATCCGGGCCCAGGAGGTTACAATTATGCCAACTTTGTAGATGATGCATCTTATGGGCCGGCATTTAATCCTAATCAATTGGTTTACCAATGGGATTCATTTGATCCTTCTTCTCCAAACTATGGAAAAGCCACACCTTGGGTTGCCGCGAAAAACGGACCTATTAAATTCTTTGAAACACCAGTCACTTATATTAATACAATCACCATTGAAAAAGGAAATAAGACTTCAAACCTTTCCTTATCATATTCCAATATGCTTTCCAATGGTTTGATGCCTAATTCAGAGCTGAGAAAAAATACAATTTCAGCAAAGTTTAATCATGATTTTACAGACAAGCTACATGCATCTGTCTTTACAACTTTAACCTTACAGGATACAAAAGGACGTAACGAAACCGGATATTCCGACAATGTTGTTACTGGTTTCAGACAGTGGTGGCAGACCAACGTAGATGTACTGGCATTAAGAGATGCTTATGCTAACAACGGAAACAGTAATTTTTCCTGGAACAGATCTACAGCTGCAGATGGAACTCCTCAGTATTGGAATAACCCATATTTCCAGAGATACCAGAATTATCAGTCTGATGACAGAACCAGAATATTCAGTTATGCTCAGTTGAAATATGATGTCTCCAAGAACTTTGGAATTACTGGGAAATTATCTTATGATGATTTACAAATGGTTGTAGAAGAAAGATTAATGAATGGATCACTTCCTCAGGCATTTGGTGCATCCGGGCTTAATGTAAGCTCTGGATATGCAAGAACAAATGTGAAAAATACAGAGATCAACTTTGATTTATTTGCTAATTACAAGTTTGATATTACTTCAGACTTAAGTGTTAGTGGTATTGCAGGGGGGAACGTTAGAAGGAACCTAGTCGATAATATCTTTATGAGTACAGAAGGAGGTTTATCAAAACCTGGGCTTTTTGCTATATCCAACTCTATAAGAACAATACTCCCACCTGATGAGAATTATGCAAAATGGGTTACTTCCAGTTTATATGCAACCGCATCATTTGGATATAAAAACTTCTTATTTGTAGATGGTACATACCGTGTAGACCAATCGTCTAACTTACCAAAAGGAAATAATAGCTATGGATATCCTTCAGTTACAGGTGCTGTTATTCTATCCGAATTTGTAAAGCAACCATGGTTAAGTTTCTGGAAATTGAGAGCAAACTACGCTGAAGTAGGTTCTTCTACAAATAATTACAGATTGGTAAATACTTTCAAAGCAAGAGGTGAAGGTTTATTTGACCAACCTTACTTTCTTGCAAATCCAAACTTAAAACCTCAAAGATCTAAGGAAACTGAATTCGGTATGGAAGCACAGTTTTTCAAAAACAGATTAGGTTTTGATGTTGCAATCTATAAAACAAGAACATTTGACCAGATTATCAACTTGCCGGTTTCTTCTGCAACAGGATATAGAACATTCCTTGTAAACGCAGGACAGATTGACAATAAAGGGGTCGAAGTACAATTAAACGGGACTCCATTTAAAACAGATAATTTTACATGGGATGTTAATGTAAACTGGTCTAAAAACGAAAATAAAGTTATTGCATTAAATGGCGATTCTCAAAATTATTTGATGGCAAGTTACCAGGGAGGAGTATCTCTTAACGCACGTGTGGGAGAATCTTTTGGTGCTTTAGTAGGATCAGATTATGTATACAATGCTAATGGGGATAGAGTAATAGATCCTGCTACAGGTCGTTATTTAAGAAATAATAATCAGGTTATTGGAAATATCACGCCAGATTGGGTAGGGGGTATCAGAAACAGTTTCCGTTACAAAGATTTCACATTAAGTTTCCTTATTGATGTGAAAAAAGGAGGAGATGTATTCTCTACCGATATGTATTACGGATTGGCAACTGGGCTTTACGCAGAAACTGCTGACTACAGAGAAGGAGGTTTCGTGCATCCCGGGGTTAATCCAAATGGAAATGTAAATACAACACCTGCGATCAATCCTGGATCTTTTGGTAACGTTGACGGATATAGAAGAATGCCAAATAAAAGATTTGTTTATGACGCATCTTACGTAAAACTGAGAGAAGCAAGTATAGGATATAGTCTTCCTAAATCAGTCCTTGCCAATACTTCTATCCGTGACGCAAAAATTTCAATTGTAGGAAGAAACCTTTGGATTATCCACAAAAACTTACCATATGCAGATCCGGAAGCGGGTACAGGAAATGGTTTAGCATCTAAAGGTAATTCTATTGGGGTATTACCTACTACCCGTGATATTGGAATTGATATAACTTTAAAATTCTAGAAAATGAAAAAATTATTTTTAATTATAGGTTTAGCTTCATTAACGTTAACATTTACATCGTGTGAAAGAGACATTACTTCACTGAATGAAGATCCTAAACACCCAACCGAAGTTCCTTCAGGAGTGCTTTTTGCAAGTGCTGAGCATGCACTTCTTGATCAGCTATTATCTGCCAATGTAAACCGTAATATTACCAGATTTTTTACACAGCAGTGGTCAGAAACTACTTATACTGATGAGACTAATTATGATATGGTGACAAGACCAATTCCAAGGAATCACTATAATCGTATGATGGCATCTGCTTCAGCAACCATTAACTCTCCGGGAGTATTATCTGCATTAAGAGATGCAAGGAGATTTCTTGACGGTGAAGGTGTAGATGCTGTTACCAAAAACAATAATATTGCTATGATTGAATTAGTAAATGTGTATGCATGGGCTAATTTAGTGGATACTTATGGTGATATACCTTATTTTGGAGCATTAAAAGCCACAGCTGAGAATCCAGGAAGTGCGGAGATTCCTTATGATGATGCAAAAACAGTATATTTAGATCTTATTAAGAGAATTGATGCTGCGATTGCAATGATTAATACTTCTGGGGCTGGATATACAAATGATTTGATCTACAAAGGAGATATGAGCAAATGGAAAAAAATGGGGAATTCATTGAAGTTCAGAATGGCAGTAACATTGGCTGATAGTGATCCGGCATTGGCTAAATCTTATGCAGAAGCAGCTTATACAGCAGGATTATTTACTGAAAAAGCAGATAACTTCGGGCTTCAGACATTTCCTTCTGGATTATTATCAAACCCTGTATATCAGGATGTAATTCAATCCGGTAGAAATGACTTTATTCCGTCCGATATTCTTGTTGACTTCATGAATACTACATCTGACCCAAGAAGAGCAACATGGTTTACAACTGTTGCGGGTGCTTATGTTGGAGGTGTGTATGGTGATCAGAATGTTTTCAGTAGCTATTCTCACTTTACAAATGCTATCTCGGGTGAAAATGCACAAGGCTTTTTGTTAGATTTTTCTGAAATTCAATTCCTGAGAACTGAAGCTGCTGCAAGAGGTTTTAGTGTTGGAGATACTGCTGCTAACTTATACTCCGCAGCAATTAAGGCTTCAATGACTGAATATAATATTAACGATGCTACTGCAACTGCATTTATTGCAGCCAATCCATATAATGCAGCCAATTGGAAAAAATCTGTAGGAGAGCAGGCATGGATAGCAATGTTTAATAAAGGATTCCAGGCATGGAATTTTGCGAGAAGACTGGACTTTCCTGTATTTGTAAATCCTGGTGGCTCTGTGGTAGAATCCGTACCGGTAAGAATGAAATATTCTGATCAGGAGTATCTTCTTAACGCTAAGAATGTGAACGCTGCAGCTTCAAAAATTGGAGGCGATAAAGTATCTACAAAAATATTTTGGGATAAATTTTAAATTAAATAATAATTCTTCAGACCCACAAACAGGTCTGAAGAATACAAAAACTTTTATATGAGATTTTTTATAGGAATTGTTCTTTTAATGAGTATTGCATCATGTTCTAGTGATGATGACCGCGCAGTTGTAAATGAAAATGTAAGTATTAATGGAACCTGGAAGCCATATAAATATGAATTTAAAGGTAAAGATATCGTCCTGACAGATTGTGAAAAGAAAGGAGTTATATTTATCAATCCAGATTTCTCAGGATCTTACGAAAGATATGATGTGGCTTCTTCTTCCGGAAACTGTAATCTATTTGATTCTTTTGGAGGAAAGTGGGCTTTTGATAAAATGTATCAAACATTAACTCTTACCTATACAGAAGCAGGAGTC of the Chryseobacterium viscerum genome contains:
- a CDS encoding SusC/RagA family TonB-linked outer membrane protein; the protein is MKKLTASLLVLVLSSSIAVANAQQKNDTIKTKEIEGVVVTALGIKREKKSLGYASEEVKAAELTGGTTNTGNVASLLSGKVAGLQVNTNNNFGGSANLLIRGYKSLSGGSPLIVIDGSPVNNNTVTGSTFDYGNFLSDINQEDIESVNVLKGAAASALYGERGSDGVILIVTKSGRGNNDGSWGVTLNSGITAGFIDKSTFPTYQKKYGAGYGGQAWNEDPGPGGYNYANFVDDASYGPAFNPNQLVYQWDSFDPSSPNYGKATPWVAAKNGPIKFFETPVTYINTITIEKGNKTSNLSLSYSNMLSNGLMPNSELRKNTISAKFNHDFTDKLHASVFTTLTLQDTKGRNETGYSDNVVTGFRQWWQTNVDVLALRDAYANNGNSNFSWNRSTAADGTPQYWNNPYFQRYQNYQSDDRTRIFSYAQLKYDVSKNFGITGKLSYDDLQMVVEERLMNGSLPQAFGASGLNVSSGYARTNVKNTEINFDLFANYKFDITSDLSVSGIAGGNVRRNLVDNIFMSTEGGLSKPGLFAISNSIRTILPPDENYAKWVTSSLYATASFGYKNFLFVDGTYRVDQSSNLPKGNNSYGYPSVTGAVILSEFVKQPWLSFWKLRANYAEVGSSTNNYRLVNTFKARGEGLFDQPYFLANPNLKPQRSKETEFGMEAQFFKNRLGFDVAIYKTRTFDQIINLPVSSATGYRTFLVNAGQIDNKGVEVQLNGTPFKTDNFTWDVNVNWSKNENKVIALNGDSQNYLMASYQGGVSLNARVGESFGALVGSDYVYNANGDRVIDPATGRYLRNNNQVIGNITPDWVGGIRNSFRYKDFTLSFLIDVKKGGDVFSTDMYYGLATGLYAETADYREGGFVHPGVNPNGNVNTTPAINPGSFGNVDGYRRMPNKRFVYDASYVKLREASIGYSLPKSVLANTSIRDAKISIVGRNLWIIHKNLPYADPEAGTGNGLASKGNSIGVLPTTRDIGIDITLKF
- a CDS encoding SusD/RagB family nutrient-binding outer membrane lipoprotein; protein product: MKKLFLIIGLASLTLTFTSCERDITSLNEDPKHPTEVPSGVLFASAEHALLDQLLSANVNRNITRFFTQQWSETTYTDETNYDMVTRPIPRNHYNRMMASASATINSPGVLSALRDARRFLDGEGVDAVTKNNNIAMIELVNVYAWANLVDTYGDIPYFGALKATAENPGSAEIPYDDAKTVYLDLIKRIDAAIAMINTSGAGYTNDLIYKGDMSKWKKMGNSLKFRMAVTLADSDPALAKSYAEAAYTAGLFTEKADNFGLQTFPSGLLSNPVYQDVIQSGRNDFIPSDILVDFMNTTSDPRRATWFTTVAGAYVGGVYGDQNVFSSYSHFTNAISGENAQGFLLDFSEIQFLRTEAAARGFSVGDTAANLYSAAIKASMTEYNINDATATAFIAANPYNAANWKKSVGEQAWIAMFNKGFQAWNFARRLDFPVFVNPGGSVVESVPVRMKYSDQEYLLNAKNVNAAASKIGGDKVSTKIFWDKF
- a CDS encoding lipocalin family protein, coding for MRFFIGIVLLMSIASCSSDDDRAVVNENVSINGTWKPYKYEFKGKDIVLTDCEKKGVIFINPDFSGSYERYDVASSSGNCNLFDSFGGKWAFDKMYQTLTLTYTEAGVSKTLKKEIDSYSNTELRIIDNSKNLDNTPGNDEAVLVFRKE